A region from the Branchiostoma floridae strain S238N-H82 chromosome 9, Bfl_VNyyK, whole genome shotgun sequence genome encodes:
- the LOC118422242 gene encoding 1-acylglycerol-3-phosphate O-acyltransferase ABHD5-like, with product MVHGFAAAAGLFFLNFDALAEHRSVYAFDVLGFGRSSRHEFSTKPDVVEEEFVDSIEEWRKAVELKEFILLGHSFGGFLAASYAIKHPSRVKHLILAEPWGFPEKTEKAAKEFRAQTPFLTKIMDPVLSHFSLLMPFRLAGPWGEHW from the exons ATGGTTCACGGGTTCGCAGCCGCAGCAGGGCTTTTCTTTCTAAATTTTGATGCCCTCGCTGAGCACCGATCTGTCTATGCGTTCGACGTACTCGGCTTTGGGCGAAGTTCTCGGCACGAGTTTAGCACTAAGCCAGACGTTGTGGAAGAAGAATTCGTGGATTCCATCGAAGAATGGAGGAAAGCTGTAGAGCTGAAGGAATTCATCTTGCTGGGACACAGCTTTGGCGGTTTTCTGGCGGCCTCCTACGCTATCAAACATCCCAGCAGAGTCAAGCACCTGATACTGGCCGAACCCTGGGGGTTTCCAGAGAAGACAGAGAAAGCTGCTAAGGAGTTTCGAGCTCAG ACGCCGTTCTTGACGAAGATTATGGATCCTGTACTGTCACACTTTAGCCTCTTGATGCCCTTTCGACTTGCAGGTCCATGGGGTGAGCACTGGTAA
- the LOC118422243 gene encoding (Lyso)-N-acylphosphatidylethanolamine lipase-like, giving the protein MARNVGEHEGSTESRSWLGSWFRWCPTSPQLLADAETRVLKYVKSRLERFYETIPNGGRIWTLKVFQRKTETLPIVMVHGFAGAAGVFFLNFDALAEHRAVYAFDLLGFGRSSRYKFSTKPDVAEEEFVDSIEEWRKGVGLEKFILMGHSFGGFLAASYAIKHPSRVKHLVLADPWGFPEKTEQAAEILKPRVC; this is encoded by the exons ATGGCGAGAAATGTTGGTGAGCACGAAGGGAGCACTGAATCCAG GTCCTGGCTCGGCAGCTGGTTCAGATGGTGCCCGACATCTCCACAACTTCTTGCTGATGCTGAAACTCGAGTACTGAAAT ATGTCAAATCGAGATTGGAGAGATTCTACGAAACAATCCCTAATGGCGGACGGATTTGGACCCTCAAAGTGTttcaaagaaaaacagaaaccCTCCCCATTGTGATGGTTCACGGTTTCGCCGGCGCAGCAGGGgtgtttttcttaaatttcgATGCCCTCGCCGAACATCGCGCTGTCTACGCGTTCGATCTACTCGGCTTCGGGCGTAGTTCTCGGTACAAGTTTAGCACGAAGCCAGACGTTGCGGAAGAGGAATTCGTGGATTCCATTGAAGAGTGGAGGAAGGGTGTAGGGCTGGAGAAGTTCATTCTCATGGGGCATAGCTTTGGCGGTTTTCTGGCGGCCTCCTACGCTATCAAACATCCCAGCCGAGTCAAGCACCTGGTACTGGCCGACCCCTGGGGGTTTCCAGAAAAGACGGAGCAAGCTGCTGAGATACTAAAACCTCGGGTATGTTAA
- the LOC118423606 gene encoding (Lyso)-N-acylphosphatidylethanolamine lipase-like, with amino-acid sequence MADDGGGRHEESRSWLGSWFRWCPTSPQLLADAETRVLKYVKSRLERFYVPIPNGGRIWTLKLDPQKPNTLPIVMVHGFGGAAGLFFLNLDALAEHRAVYAFDVLGFGRSSRHNFSTNATIAEEEFVDSIEEWRKGVGLEEFILLGQSFGGFLAASYAIKHPSRVKHLVLTEPWGFPEKTEQAAEELQARLPFWIKIIGPLLQYFNFMALFRGAGPLGPQLVRWIRQDIRTVFADGFQDSTVVDYSYHRLAQPPSAEIAFGYIRQSEGLEWAKNPMLPRMTSLDPNVPITFIYGVDSWMDSRTGEKTAILRKDSYVDIIYIQNAGHQMFAQQHAQFNMELVRVCNNADRAQ; translated from the exons ATGGCGGACGATGGTGGTGGGCGCCACGAAGAATCCAG GTCGTGGCTCGGCAGCTGGTTCAGATGGTGCCCGACATCTCCACAACTTCTTGCTGATGCTGAAACTCGAGTATTGAAAT ATGTCAAGTCGAGATTGGAGAGATTCTACGTTCCAATTCCTAACGGCGGACGGATTTGGACCCTCAAATTGGATCCCCAAAAGCCGAACACACTTCCCATTGTCATGGTTCACGGGTTTGGAGGCGCAGCAGGGCTCTTCTTTTTAAACTTGGATGCCCTCGCTGAGCACCGAGCTGTCTACGCGTTCGACGTACTTGGCTTTGGGCGAAGTTCTCGGCACAATTTTAGCACAAACGCAACCATCGCGGAAGAGGAATTCGTGGATTCCATCGAGGAGTGGAGGAAAGGTGTCGGACTGGAAGAGTTTATCCTACTGGGACAGAGTTTTGGCGGTTTTCTGGCGGCCTCCTACGCTATCAAACATCCCAGCAGAGTCAAGCACCTGGTACTGACCGAGCCCTGGGGGTTTCCAGAAAAAACAGAGCAAGCTGCTGAGGAACTGCAAGCTCGG CTGCCTTTCTGGATAAAGATCATTGGTCCATTACTTCAATATTTCAACTTCATGGCATTATTTAGAGGTGCAGGGCCATTGG GTCCACAGCTTGTGCGTTGGATAAGGCAAGATATCAGAACCGTGTTTGCCGATGGGTTTCAGGACAGCACTGTGGTTGACTACAGTTATCACCGCTTAGCACAACCCCCAAG CGCGGAGATAGCGTTTGGATACATAAGACAAAGTGAAGGTTTGGAATGGGCCAAGAACCCCATGCTTCCTCGCATGACCAGCTTGGACCCGAATGTACCAATCACATTCATCTATGGTGTAGACTCATGGATGGACAGCAGGACAGGAGAAAAGACAGCAATTCTACGGAAAGATTCATATGTCGACATCATT TACATTCAGAACGCAGGGCATCAGATGTTCGCACAACAGCACGCTCAATTCAACATGGAGTTAGTGAGGGTATGCAACAATGCTGACAGGGCTCAGTAA